A genomic window from Neoarius graeffei isolate fNeoGra1 chromosome 5, fNeoGra1.pri, whole genome shotgun sequence includes:
- the LOC132886047 gene encoding uncharacterized protein LOC132886047, with protein MAQAYMKVQVLLLLLSATTVVISCSNYMRDSEVFVASGSVAVLPCVMSIRNKLSTAVTWKRIIENEERTVWRRDKSGLEFRPVGQASHAYCPYPNFGNADYSLHLEGIREEDAGMYRCEVEGQYIKNVMLSVIKVSFTPAEVFEGDRLMLNCKVTPQRREIVTKWELNGSPINSRSRTYVINKVSQKDAGTWSCLIGDKQTKFSTSLQVKGILIPQDNSEVVYAELGSSVTLPCIFSNELILKSSTWEKVSKTSNQPAVLPSSFNNSSNPDVFWLSSMQRNKSAYIEIVQAGDEGTYRYSGEVMGDDGRRVKVERNIQLVIAQVLSSNRNGKTTLTCHISSTSQVTSYEWIHVENDVNGNQTFTSVQKSTSKVLSIPKTKRQGKWVCRFYNQQQLLGNVTYHQQVMSRLEGQQKSTSGNYIATIIGLCFLFMLLVLIILQLCKNHRRRKMIMQYPAMETIVHLAANEREFRERAKVREKTQTSV; from the exons ATGGCACAAGCCTATATGAAAGtgcaagttcttcttcttcttctttcagcaacAACTGTGGTTATCTCAT GTAGCAACTATATGAGAGACTCTGAGGTGTTTGTGGCCAGTGGCTCAGTTGCAGTGTTACCTTGCGTAATGTCTATTCGAAATAAACTCTCCACTGCTGTCACCTGGAAAAGAATTATTGAAAA TGAAGAGAGGACAGTGTGGCGCAGGGACAAGAGCGGGCTTGAGTTCCGTCCAGTGGGACAGGCATCACACGCTTACTGTCCCTATCCAAACTTTGGAAATGCAGATTACAGTCTTCACCTTGAAGGGATAAGGGAGGAGGATGCAGGAATGTATCGCTGCGAGGTGGAAGGACAGTACATCAAGAATGTCATGCTCTCTGTCATCAAAG TGTCCTTTACTCCTGCTGAAGTATTCGAGGGGGATCGACTGATGCTGAACTGCAAGGTCACTCCACAGCGAAGGGAAATTGTGACAAAATGGGAATTGAATGGCTCACCAATTAACAGTCGTAGCAGGACATACGTGATCAATAAAGTGTCTCAGAAGGATGCAGGAACTTGGAGTTGCCTGATtggagacaaacaaacaaagtttTCCACATCGCTGCAAGTCAAAG GAATCCTGATCCCTCAGGATAACTCGGAGGTAGTGTATGCAGAATTGGGCTCCTCTGTCACCCTGCCCTGTATCTTCTCCAATGAATTAATCTTAAAGAGCTCTACCTGGGAGAAAGTGTCCAAAACATCTAATCAGCCTGCCGTGCTTCCTTCATCTTTCAACAATTCTTCCAATCCCGATGTTTTTTGGTTGTCCTCAATGCAAAGGAACAAATCAGCATACATTGAGATTGTGCAGGCTGGAGATGAAGGCACATACAGGTATTCGGGAGAGGTGATGGGAGATGATGGCAGGCGTGTGAAGGTGGAGAGgaacattcagctggtcatagctCAAG TTCTGAGCTCGAACAGAAATGGCAAAACGACCCTGACCTGTCACATTAGCAGCACCAGCCAAGTCACTAGTTATGAGTGGATCCATGTGGAAAATGATGTGAATGGTAATCAGACGTTCACCTCTGTCCAAAAATCAACATCAAAAGTGCTGAGCATCCCCAAAACGAAGCGCCAGGGAAAATGGGTGTGCCGTTTCTACAACCAACAGCAGCTTCTGGGAAATGTAACTTACCACCAGCAAGTGATGA GTAGGTTGGAGGGACAGCAGAAATCTACAAGTGGAAACTACATAGCCACAATTATAGGGCTGTGCTTTCTGTTCATGTTGTTGGTGCTTATCATACTTCAGCTGTGCAAAAACCATCGCAGG